Proteins encoded together in one Chitinophaga sp. LS1 window:
- a CDS encoding substrate-binding domain-containing protein, producing the protein MKYSFLILGIVLLSCSGNKTVKVKGSDTEVNLAVQFAESFHHYKPSLFVSVSGGGSGLGIASLLNGTADIANSSRRINDKEVALFREKGIALDSFIFAQDAIAFIVADDLPMESISTQQLADVLSGKVRDWEQITGKHLPVNIYGRQSNSGTHDFVKDRLHIAFSPRAKQMNGNAQIVEAIRADHSGIGYVGAGYVSAGANKGIKVLPVYTTDKVDAVSPLDAAKIEEGKYFFQRPLFQYFRAKDSIQVRPFIDFEQSAEGQKIIKTGGYYPVGK; encoded by the coding sequence ATGAAGTATTCATTCCTCATTCTGGGCATTGTGCTGTTATCCTGTTCAGGCAATAAAACAGTGAAAGTGAAGGGATCAGATACCGAAGTTAACCTTGCCGTACAGTTTGCAGAGTCATTTCATCATTACAAACCTTCTTTATTCGTTTCCGTATCCGGTGGTGGTTCCGGATTGGGTATCGCCTCCCTGCTGAATGGCACAGCAGATATTGCCAATTCCAGCAGGAGGATCAATGATAAAGAGGTGGCCTTGTTCCGGGAAAAAGGCATCGCGCTCGATTCATTCATTTTTGCACAGGATGCCATTGCCTTTATCGTAGCCGATGATCTTCCAATGGAATCTATCAGTACCCAACAGCTGGCTGATGTGCTGAGTGGAAAGGTCCGGGATTGGGAGCAGATTACGGGAAAGCACCTGCCGGTGAACATTTATGGGCGTCAAAGTAATTCCGGGACCCATGATTTTGTAAAAGATCGTTTGCATATCGCTTTCTCCCCACGCGCAAAACAAATGAATGGCAATGCACAGATCGTGGAAGCCATTCGTGCAGATCACTCCGGCATCGGCTATGTAGGCGCCGGATATGTGAGCGCCGGGGCCAACAAAGGGATAAAAGTATTACCGGTGTATACTACAGACAAAGTGGATGCAGTGTCACCCCTGGATGCTGCAAAAATTGAAGAAGGAAAGTACTTCTTCCAGCGTCCCCTGTTCCAATACTTCAGGGCGAAAGATTCAATACAGGTAAGGCCTTTCATCGATTTTGAACAAAGTGCCGAAGGCCAGAAAATAATTAAGACAGGAGGGTATTATCCAGTTGGAAAATAG
- a CDS encoding bifunctional 3,4-dihydroxy-2-butanone-4-phosphate synthase/GTP cyclohydrolase II: MLDTIESAIEDIKKGKLVIVVDDEDRENEGDFITAARNVTPEIINFMSRYGRGLICAPLIEERCDELGLEMMVRDNTALHQTPFTVSVDLLGHGCTTGISAHDRAKTIQALIDPNIRSEELGKPGHIFPLKAKKGGVLRRTGHTEATIDLARLAGFEPAGVLVEIMNEDGSMARLPELKEIAVKFDLKLISIKDLIEYRLKKESLIEEEVRVQMPTEYGDFELIAFKQLNSGETHMALKKGEWEKDEPVLVRIHSSCVTGDILHSLRCDCGPQLHKAMQMVEQEGKGLILYMNQEGRGIGLLNKLKAYKLQEEGRDTVEANLELGFQMDERDYGVGAQILRHMNITKMRLISNNPKKRAGMKGYGLEVVENVPIEIHPNPHNEVYLKTKRDKMGHEILKG, encoded by the coding sequence ATGTTAGATACAATAGAATCAGCCATAGAAGATATAAAGAAGGGTAAACTGGTCATAGTAGTAGACGACGAGGATAGGGAGAATGAGGGCGATTTCATCACAGCTGCAAGGAATGTGACTCCGGAGATTATCAACTTTATGAGCCGTTACGGCCGTGGATTAATATGTGCACCATTAATTGAAGAAAGATGCGACGAACTCGGTCTGGAAATGATGGTGCGTGATAATACAGCTTTACACCAAACACCTTTTACAGTTTCTGTTGACTTACTGGGACATGGTTGTACCACCGGTATCTCCGCCCATGACAGAGCTAAAACAATCCAGGCCCTGATCGATCCCAATATTCGTTCTGAAGAATTAGGTAAGCCCGGGCACATTTTCCCCCTGAAAGCAAAGAAAGGAGGAGTGCTGCGCCGCACCGGACATACCGAAGCTACAATCGATCTGGCCCGGTTAGCAGGATTTGAGCCTGCCGGCGTACTGGTGGAGATCATGAACGAAGATGGCTCCATGGCCCGACTACCTGAACTGAAGGAAATAGCAGTGAAGTTTGACCTGAAACTGATTTCCATCAAAGATCTGATCGAATACCGACTCAAGAAGGAATCCCTGATCGAAGAAGAGGTACGCGTACAGATGCCGACTGAATATGGTGATTTTGAATTGATTGCGTTTAAACAACTGAATTCCGGCGAAACCCATATGGCACTGAAGAAAGGAGAATGGGAGAAAGATGAACCCGTACTGGTGCGTATCCACTCTTCCTGCGTAACCGGCGATATTCTCCATAGCCTGAGATGTGATTGCGGCCCGCAACTCCACAAAGCCATGCAGATGGTAGAACAGGAAGGAAAAGGTCTTATATTATATATGAACCAGGAAGGTAGAGGTATTGGATTGCTGAATAAACTGAAAGCCTATAAATTACAGGAAGAAGGAAGAGATACTGTGGAAGCAAACCTGGAATTAGGCTTCCAGATGGATGAAAGAGATTATGGTGTGGGTGCCCAGATCCTGAGGCATATGAATATTACCAAAATGCGGTTGATTTCAAATAATCCCAAAAAGAGAGCCGGGATGAAAGGATATGGATTAGAAGTGGTAGAAAATGTGCCGATCGAAATTCATCCCAACCCGCATAATGAGGTGTATTTGAAAACAAAAAGAGATAAAATGGGTCACGAGATCCTGAAAGGATAA
- the pstC gene encoding phosphate ABC transporter permease subunit PstC: MRIKRRERMDWLMKQVFKTTGLLTIALLAGIFIMLLYNSVSFFFDVPPIDFFTGAQWDPDNSKNAYSIIPLLVSTGLVAFGSMIIAVPLGILCAAFLSELAPRKLQVVLKPVIEMLAAIPSVAIGFLGITLVGPGIAKIFGIANGLNALNGSILLAVMALPTIITISEDAINAIPRSHREASLALGANQWQTLYRVVIPAAYPGLIAAVLLGLGRALGETMTVLMATGNTAEMPTGFLDSIRTITATIAIEMGEVPYRTTHYFALFAIAAVLFLITLIINLVGEYAANRLRKFQA, encoded by the coding sequence ATGCGTATCAAAAGGCGGGAAAGGATGGATTGGCTCATGAAACAGGTATTTAAAACGACTGGCTTACTCACCATTGCCTTGCTGGCAGGAATTTTCATTATGTTGTTATACAACAGTGTAAGCTTCTTTTTCGATGTACCTCCCATCGACTTTTTTACTGGCGCACAGTGGGATCCGGATAATTCCAAGAATGCCTATAGCATCATTCCATTGCTCGTGAGCACGGGTTTGGTGGCTTTTGGGTCTATGATCATCGCGGTGCCATTGGGTATATTATGTGCCGCCTTCCTTTCAGAACTGGCGCCACGAAAATTGCAGGTCGTATTAAAACCTGTTATCGAAATGCTGGCTGCCATCCCCTCTGTGGCCATTGGTTTCCTGGGTATTACACTGGTAGGACCGGGTATTGCAAAGATATTTGGTATTGCGAATGGATTGAATGCCCTCAATGGTTCTATCTTATTGGCAGTGATGGCATTACCTACCATCATTACCATCAGTGAAGATGCGATCAATGCCATCCCCCGAAGTCATCGCGAAGCTTCGCTGGCACTAGGGGCCAATCAATGGCAAACCTTGTATAGAGTGGTCATACCCGCTGCCTACCCGGGATTAATAGCTGCCGTGTTGTTAGGATTAGGCAGAGCCCTCGGCGAAACAATGACAGTACTCATGGCCACCGGCAATACTGCCGAGATGCCCACAGGTTTCCTGGATTCTATCAGAACCATCACTGCTACCATTGCCATCGAAATGGGAGAGGTGCCTTACCGCACCACCCACTACTTTGCGCTCTTTGCTATCGCAGCAGTGTTGTTCTTAATTACATTAATCATCAACCTCGTTGGGGAATATGCCGCTAACAGGTTGAGAAAATTTCAGGCATGA
- a CDS encoding DUF1572 family protein yields the protein MLGKIYLDSALERLSSYKSLGDNTIAQLTGEQLLWQPEGEPNSIYLIVKHLSGNMRSRWTDFLTSDGEKAWRNRDSEFENGVASKEAIIQLWNDGWKVILDAIGSLTPDDLEKTVLIRSEPLIVIDAINRQLMHVPYHVGQIVYLGKILKGDKWLSLSIPKGGSQAFNDRMMK from the coding sequence ATGCTTGGAAAGATTTACCTGGACAGCGCACTCGAAAGACTGTCCTCCTACAAATCACTGGGCGACAACACCATCGCCCAACTGACAGGTGAGCAACTGCTGTGGCAACCGGAAGGTGAGCCAAACAGCATTTACCTGATCGTAAAACACCTGAGCGGGAATATGCGTTCACGTTGGACGGACTTCCTGACATCGGATGGAGAGAAGGCATGGAGAAACAGGGACAGTGAGTTTGAAAATGGCGTCGCTTCGAAGGAAGCCATCATCCAATTGTGGAATGATGGCTGGAAAGTGATACTGGATGCCATCGGCAGTCTTACACCGGATGACCTGGAGAAGACGGTATTGATCAGGAGTGAACCACTTATAGTAATAGATGCCATCAACAGACAACTGATGCATGTACCATATCATGTAGGACAGATTGTGTATTTAGGTAAGATCCTGAAAGGCGACAAGTGGCTGAGTCTGAGCATTCCGAAGGGAGGCTCACAGGCATTTAATGATCGTATGATGAAATGA
- the pstB gene encoding phosphate ABC transporter ATP-binding protein PstB — MDKIKLSAHHLDLYFGNKQILKQVNIDFPENKVTALIGPSGCGKSTLLRSFNRMHDLSPDAKIKGEIQLDNQDIYDHQLSVNEVRRRIGMVFQKANPLPKSIFDNLAYPLRIHQFPKHEIPGLVQRALEESYLWDEVKDELKKPAVKLSGGQQQRLCIARAVVLRPEVILMDEPCSALDPISTNKIESLILSLKRDYTIVIVTHNMQQAQRISDKVAFMYLGELIEYGDTEQIFHSPQQELTKNYVNGHFG; from the coding sequence ATGGATAAGATCAAATTGTCAGCACACCATTTGGATCTGTATTTTGGGAATAAACAGATCCTGAAACAGGTGAATATCGACTTCCCTGAAAACAAGGTGACGGCGCTGATCGGGCCTTCAGGATGTGGAAAGTCTACTTTGCTACGTTCGTTTAACCGCATGCATGATCTATCGCCTGATGCGAAGATTAAGGGAGAGATCCAACTGGATAACCAGGATATTTATGATCACCAGCTCTCTGTCAATGAAGTGAGAAGAAGGATCGGGATGGTGTTTCAGAAAGCCAATCCTTTGCCCAAAAGCATCTTTGATAACCTCGCTTATCCACTGCGCATCCATCAGTTTCCCAAACATGAAATTCCCGGTTTGGTACAGCGGGCACTGGAAGAAAGTTACCTGTGGGATGAAGTAAAAGATGAATTGAAGAAACCTGCCGTAAAATTATCCGGTGGGCAGCAACAACGATTGTGTATAGCAAGAGCTGTGGTCCTGCGCCCCGAGGTGATCCTGATGGATGAACCCTGTTCTGCACTGGATCCCATCAGCACAAATAAAATAGAATCACTCATCCTCAGTCTGAAGCGGGATTATACCATCGTCATCGTCACCCACAATATGCAGCAGGCCCAGCGTATTTCAGACAAAGTCGCTTTTATGTACCTGGGCGAACTGATTGAATATGGCGATACCGAACAGATATTCCATTCCCCTCAACAGGAGCTGACAAAGAATTATGTAAACGGACATTTTGGATAA
- the pstA gene encoding phosphate ABC transporter permease PstA: MRKWFNWLILTGSTFIVCLFLGVILWDIFSKGLSVLSWQFVSQPPVAAMTKGGILPAITGTLLLTFITTLFSVPFGVACAVYLNEYARPSLLTNVIRGSIRNLSGIPSIIYGLFGLALFVQTFRLGTSVFAAGLTLGLLSLPYIITTTEEALKRVPVSMREATLALGITQFETIRDVVLPKALPGILTGVILTLSRAAGETAPILFTGAAFYINGMTTALDQEFMALPYHLYMLCTQHQSIEAVRPLAYGTAVVLIIIVFLLNMVAFYFRFKQRTQD; the protein is encoded by the coding sequence ATGAGAAAATGGTTTAACTGGTTGATATTAACAGGTAGTACGTTCATCGTCTGCCTGTTTTTGGGCGTCATCCTATGGGATATCTTTTCAAAAGGATTATCTGTATTATCATGGCAGTTTGTAAGCCAGCCCCCGGTAGCGGCTATGACTAAAGGAGGGATACTGCCAGCTATTACCGGTACTTTGTTACTCACCTTTATCACGACATTATTCTCCGTGCCCTTCGGTGTTGCCTGTGCCGTATACCTGAATGAATATGCCAGACCTTCGTTGTTGACGAATGTGATCCGGGGTTCTATCCGAAACCTGTCTGGTATTCCTTCTATTATTTATGGCTTGTTTGGACTGGCGCTTTTTGTACAGACCTTCAGGCTCGGCACTTCTGTATTTGCTGCAGGTCTTACATTAGGGTTACTATCATTACCTTATATCATTACTACTACCGAAGAGGCGCTGAAGCGGGTACCTGTCAGTATGCGCGAAGCCACACTGGCACTGGGTATTACACAGTTTGAAACGATCAGGGATGTAGTATTACCCAAGGCATTGCCAGGCATTCTCACAGGCGTTATTCTGACCCTGTCAAGAGCCGCAGGCGAAACAGCGCCTATCTTATTTACCGGTGCCGCATTTTATATCAATGGCATGACAACGGCCCTGGATCAGGAGTTCATGGCATTGCCCTATCACCTGTATATGTTGTGCACACAGCACCAGTCTATCGAAGCCGTACGGCCCCTGGCGTATGGAACGGCTGTGGTACTGATTATAATCGTGTTTCTGCTGAACATGGTCGCATTTTATTTCAGGTTTAAACAAAGAACGCAGGATTGA
- a CDS encoding translocation/assembly module TamB domain-containing protein, which yields MAILLGILVNIPAVQNFLVQQAITRLSHQLKTRVDLKHVDIRLFNSLRLEGLYIEDRNKDTLLYAGTAQVKITDWFFVQDKPVLKYIGLDNASINLIRTRKDSLWNYDFIIDAFASAPDTSKTKKPSGGVSIDLRKIDLTNVRINQVDQWIGEDYYVTAKQIYLDAKNLDLQQHNIDIQELKLDKPSFIISSYKSSPLRHKKPKADKEELTDTTAIPELRWNSANWKLLVKEVSIKDGLFGVDDPDDTTAVTAGYFAPNHIRFQKINLQLTNTTLVKDSILGDLTFSTKERSGFEVKKLSARFKMSPVEMEFSHMDLLTANSHLRDYYTMQYADISDMNDYINLVFMRAHIVNSKLSSDDIAFFAPELRDWKKVVTLSGDARGPVSNLKANNIELSDNAGTHLKGGLEMRGLPDIAETFIDFHADELTTNGGEILSIAPSLRNVEPLRIDKLSNILFQGSFTGFINDFVAYGKFQTNLGNLNSDLNFKTSKDVPVYSGSLTTNDFNMGSLLDVPQLSTVSLSAKVNGAGFNFKTLNATVDADVQKITLYDYTYTNIKTKGEMNRKFFNGSLAVGDPNLDMDFAGTIDFNAPVPVFRFDADIRHSNLKAMRLTDDSLTFQAKLDLNFAGSNIDNFDGSARVYDVSLYRKLHRLEFDSLNVSTHLENNIKVLAIQGSEISGFVKGNYSFMDLPDAFKLLLNKYYPSYFPTAPTKEIKQDFSFSFQMGEVDKLIKGFTDKVTGFDQSKIDGSLNTVNGNLSLNVFVPQAGYGGYMVNDLQLKSSGNFDKIDISTSIGRVTSGDKVLLQHPLILASSGKDTSYLKVDLQAQDTSSLDGFYARVITVSDGVKISFLNSAFTVNERQWNVTPGNEIYWSKNFLTVHNLKVTRNEQSVSVETNEYNPDESAFMINLKNLNLADVIPAQLTPMRIEGLADGKILITDPMRNLDIDADIVTKELRLDNDSIGLVSFAGGYSQGTGEATFELHSDNAGKNLDAKGSVGLTKENNRLEGTVNLKGVDLVLLDRFVKDYVTDLKGQVNGQINVSGTTELPSVKGNLKVDSAKVRVLYLGTNYTIPKLNINIDDNLIEFGNFTIIDKNNSKASGSGYISHDHFNALTFDFDVTARNFVFLGTGAADSDLFYGDVIADGKVYFQGPLNDMVLKVQAKPDKGTHFYLPLSDSKDIGKSDYITFKTYGTEMKEEKRKKKDNVKLNVKLDISATPDAQIDVIMDAASGDMISANGTGNLQINVNLDGDFTMFGNYEINLGSYNFTLQRLTSWKFDIDKSSSITWNGDPQAAKVDIHAKYSLPKVSLYNLVGTASTTTDKLATRTERVDILINLRGELMKPDISYEINLPEVGSLAYESGVAAKLKEINQDQNKALQQMAGLLLFNQFLPEDPSSGGASVAITGKNSVGQALSAQAQAILNNITGALLKNSGIGVNVNYRAYNIGNVDNTAMDRNQVSAGITSTLYNNRVRLYVGGDYDWGKAATSANTNRLAGDFRAEYLLTPEGRFRINAFSKSDYDVYNLVNRTKAGLGLSYVREYNKFTELFNERARKRMIDSMRRSEMQRLDEKDTTVKPARDTTH from the coding sequence TTGGCTATCCTTCTGGGTATCCTGGTCAACATCCCTGCAGTACAGAATTTCCTTGTTCAGCAAGCAATCACCCGACTCTCGCACCAGCTGAAAACAAGGGTAGACCTCAAGCATGTAGATATCCGTCTCTTCAATAGCCTTCGCCTGGAAGGTCTCTATATCGAAGACCGGAACAAAGATACTTTGCTATATGCCGGTACTGCCCAGGTAAAGATCACTGACTGGTTCTTTGTGCAGGATAAGCCAGTACTCAAATACATCGGCCTGGATAATGCCAGCATCAACTTAATACGTACCCGCAAAGATTCTCTCTGGAACTACGATTTCATCATCGACGCCTTTGCCAGTGCACCAGATACATCGAAAACAAAGAAGCCTTCCGGCGGCGTATCGATCGACCTTCGTAAGATCGACCTCACGAATGTCAGGATCAACCAGGTAGACCAGTGGATTGGTGAAGACTACTACGTAACTGCCAAACAAATTTACCTGGATGCCAAGAACCTTGATCTGCAGCAACACAATATTGACATACAGGAGCTGAAACTGGACAAGCCATCGTTTATCATTTCCAGTTATAAGTCCTCACCCCTGCGTCACAAAAAACCAAAAGCAGACAAAGAAGAGCTGACAGATACTACTGCTATTCCTGAGCTTCGCTGGAACAGTGCCAACTGGAAACTGCTGGTCAAAGAAGTCTCGATCAAAGACGGCCTCTTTGGCGTAGACGACCCGGATGATACCACTGCTGTAACAGCCGGTTATTTTGCACCGAATCACATACGCTTCCAGAAAATAAATCTACAGCTCACCAATACGACATTAGTAAAAGACAGTATCCTGGGCGACCTGACCTTCAGTACAAAAGAACGTAGCGGATTTGAAGTAAAGAAACTCTCTGCACGCTTTAAGATGTCGCCAGTGGAAATGGAGTTCTCTCACATGGACCTCCTGACAGCCAACAGTCACCTCCGTGATTATTACACCATGCAATATGCCGATATCAGTGATATGAACGATTATATCAACCTGGTATTCATGCGTGCACATATTGTAAACAGTAAACTATCTTCTGACGATATTGCTTTCTTTGCACCGGAACTGAGGGACTGGAAAAAGGTAGTCACCCTCTCTGGCGATGCCCGTGGACCGGTGTCAAACCTGAAAGCGAATAATATAGAACTCTCTGACAATGCAGGTACACACCTGAAAGGAGGTTTGGAAATGCGTGGGCTGCCTGATATCGCGGAAACCTTCATCGACTTCCATGCCGATGAACTAACCACTAATGGCGGGGAAATCCTGAGCATTGCCCCTTCCCTGCGCAACGTGGAACCACTGCGTATTGACAAACTGAGCAACATTCTCTTCCAGGGTAGCTTTACAGGGTTTATCAATGACTTTGTGGCCTATGGTAAGTTCCAGACTAACCTGGGTAACCTGAATTCTGACTTGAACTTCAAGACCAGCAAGGATGTGCCGGTATACTCCGGTAGTCTGACCACGAATGATTTCAATATGGGTAGCTTGCTGGATGTACCCCAACTCTCCACCGTGTCGCTAAGTGCGAAGGTAAACGGCGCAGGTTTCAACTTTAAAACACTGAATGCAACAGTAGATGCGGATGTACAGAAAATTACGCTCTACGACTACACCTATACCAATATCAAGACGAAGGGTGAGATGAACAGGAAGTTCTTCAACGGTTCGCTCGCAGTGGGTGACCCTAACCTTGATATGGACTTTGCCGGTACCATTGACTTCAATGCGCCGGTGCCCGTGTTCCGTTTTGATGCTGACATCCGACACAGTAACCTGAAGGCCATGCGCCTCACGGATGACTCCCTCACTTTCCAGGCAAAACTGGACCTGAACTTTGCGGGTAGTAATATCGATAACTTCGATGGTTCTGCACGTGTGTACGATGTATCGCTGTACCGCAAGCTACACAGACTGGAATTTGACTCACTGAATGTATCTACACATCTGGAGAACAATATCAAGGTACTGGCTATTCAGGGTAGTGAGATCAGCGGGTTTGTGAAAGGGAACTATAGTTTTATGGACCTGCCGGATGCATTCAAACTGTTGCTCAATAAATACTACCCCAGCTATTTCCCTACAGCACCGACCAAAGAGATTAAGCAGGATTTCTCCTTTTCCTTCCAGATGGGAGAAGTGGATAAGCTGATCAAGGGTTTTACAGACAAGGTGACGGGTTTTGACCAGTCTAAAATAGATGGGTCGCTGAATACGGTGAATGGCAACCTGTCGCTGAATGTATTTGTGCCACAGGCGGGCTATGGCGGGTATATGGTGAATGACCTGCAACTGAAAAGCTCCGGTAATTTTGATAAGATTGACATCAGTACAAGTATAGGCAGGGTTACCAGTGGAGACAAGGTATTACTACAGCACCCATTGATCCTGGCCAGTTCCGGCAAAGATACTTCTTACCTGAAAGTAGACCTGCAGGCACAGGACACTTCCTCCCTGGATGGTTTCTATGCCAGGGTGATCACTGTATCGGATGGGGTGAAGATCAGCTTCCTGAATAGTGCCTTTACCGTAAATGAAAGACAGTGGAATGTGACACCGGGCAATGAAATCTATTGGAGTAAGAACTTCCTCACCGTACATAACCTGAAGGTGACGCGCAATGAACAGAGCGTGTCCGTAGAAACCAACGAATACAACCCGGATGAGTCTGCCTTCATGATCAACCTGAAGAACCTGAACCTGGCCGATGTAATTCCGGCGCAATTGACGCCTATGCGTATAGAGGGACTGGCAGACGGGAAGATCCTGATCACAGACCCGATGCGGAACCTGGATATAGATGCGGATATTGTGACCAAAGAACTACGACTGGACAATGACTCCATCGGGCTGGTATCTTTTGCAGGGGGATATAGTCAGGGCACCGGCGAAGCCACATTTGAATTACATAGTGATAATGCCGGTAAGAACCTGGATGCAAAGGGAAGTGTGGGATTAACGAAAGAAAATAACAGACTGGAAGGTACAGTGAACCTGAAGGGTGTAGACCTGGTATTGCTGGATCGCTTTGTAAAAGATTATGTGACAGATCTGAAAGGGCAGGTAAATGGGCAGATCAATGTGAGTGGCACTACAGAACTGCCTTCGGTGAAAGGGAACCTGAAAGTGGATAGTGCGAAAGTAAGGGTATTGTACCTGGGTACAAATTATACCATTCCTAAGTTGAACATTAATATAGATGATAACCTGATTGAGTTTGGCAACTTCACCATTATTGATAAGAACAACAGTAAAGCAAGTGGTAGTGGATATATTTCTCATGATCATTTCAATGCACTGACGTTCGACTTTGATGTAACGGCGAGAAACTTTGTCTTCCTGGGTACAGGTGCGGCGGATAGTGATCTCTTTTATGGAGATGTGATTGCGGATGGAAAGGTTTATTTCCAGGGTCCGTTAAATGATATGGTATTGAAAGTGCAGGCAAAGCCGGATAAGGGTACCCATTTCTACCTGCCATTGTCGGATAGTAAGGATATCGGGAAGTCGGATTACATTACCTTCAAAACCTATGGTACAGAGATGAAGGAAGAGAAGCGGAAGAAGAAGGATAACGTGAAGCTGAATGTGAAACTGGATATATCTGCTACCCCTGATGCACAGATTGATGTGATTATGGATGCTGCGAGTGGTGATATGATTTCTGCCAATGGTACCGGAAACCTTCAGATCAATGTAAACCTGGATGGAGATTTTACCATGTTTGGGAACTATGAGATCAACCTGGGTAGCTATAATTTTACTTTGCAAAGGCTGACCAGCTGGAAGTTTGATATCGACAAGAGCAGTTCAATTACCTGGAATGGCGATCCGCAGGCAGCGAAGGTAGATATACATGCAAAGTATTCTTTGCCAAAAGTGAGTTTGTACAACCTGGTGGGAACGGCTTCTACCACAACAGATAAACTGGCGACCCGTACAGAGCGGGTGGATATCCTGATTAACCTGCGGGGGGAGTTGATGAAACCTGATATTTCTTATGAGATCAATCTGCCAGAGGTAGGGTCACTGGCATATGAAAGTGGTGTGGCAGCGAAACTGAAGGAAATAAACCAGGATCAGAATAAGGCCTTGCAACAGATGGCGGGGTTGTTGCTCTTTAACCAGTTCCTGCCTGAAGATCCGAGTTCGGGAGGTGCGAGTGTGGCGATCACAGGTAAGAATAGTGTGGGACAGGCATTGAGTGCGCAGGCACAGGCGATATTGAATAATATAACCGGGGCACTGCTCAAGAACAGTGGTATTGGTGTGAATGTGAACTATCGTGCTTATAATATTGGTAATGTGGATAATACGGCGATGGACAGGAACCAGGTGAGTGCCGGTATTACCAGTACCTTATATAATAACAGGGTACGGTTGTATGTGGGTGGTGATTATGACTGGGGGAAGGCGGCTACTTCAGCGAATACGAACCGGCTGGCGGGAGACTTCAGGGCAGAGTACCTGCTGACGCCGGAGGGCAGGTTCCGTATCAATGCATTTAGTAAGTCGGATTATGACGTATATAATTTGGTGAACAGGACTAAGGCGGGTTTGGGGTTATCTTATGTACGTGAGTATAATAAATTCACCGAGTTGTTTAATGAGCGGGCGAGAAAGCGGATGATAGATAGTATGAGGAGGTCTGAGATGCAGCGGTTGGACGAGAAGGATACAACGGTGAAGCCGGCGAGGGATACAACGCATTAA
- a CDS encoding TraB/GumN family protein, with amino-acid sequence MFTTLLCLLTTFLPAAQKDSSSLLWKISGHGLSKPSYLFGTIHMLCTDDLPFSVAIGKAMKETKAFYMEFNMDDTEAMTRIAGEMMMPEGYSFKALLSPEDYTILSDYFRDSIGTSLQLLDKMKPMLIMSILMEKTATCPNPVSCENMLLLLAKDQGLTIHGLEKAEDQIAIFDSIPDKEEAESLVKQVKDMAASRTEYQQLLDAYYKADLNQLLGLILQEEDVVRYKKLMLDDRNNNWIPVITKQIQQTPAFFAFGAGHLAGKGGVIALLRKAGYKVEPVAL; translated from the coding sequence ATGTTCACTACATTACTTTGCCTGTTAACGACCTTTTTGCCGGCAGCACAGAAAGATTCGTCTTCCCTGCTCTGGAAAATCAGCGGCCATGGCCTGTCTAAGCCTTCATACCTGTTTGGCACCATCCACATGCTCTGCACTGACGATCTTCCTTTTTCTGTCGCCATTGGCAAAGCGATGAAGGAGACCAAAGCCTTCTATATGGAATTCAACATGGACGATACAGAAGCCATGACCCGCATAGCCGGTGAGATGATGATGCCTGAAGGTTATTCATTCAAAGCCCTGTTATCGCCGGAAGATTATACAATACTCAGCGATTACTTCCGCGATTCTATCGGCACCTCATTGCAGTTATTAGACAAGATGAAACCCATGCTCATCATGAGTATACTGATGGAAAAAACCGCTACCTGTCCGAATCCTGTCTCCTGCGAAAATATGCTCCTGCTACTCGCCAAAGACCAGGGTCTCACCATACATGGACTGGAAAAGGCAGAAGATCAGATCGCGATATTTGATAGTATTCCTGATAAAGAGGAAGCAGAAAGTCTTGTAAAGCAGGTGAAAGATATGGCAGCTTCCAGAACGGAGTACCAACAATTGCTGGATGCTTATTATAAGGCAGATCTCAACCAGCTGCTTGGTTTAATCCTGCAGGAAGAAGATGTGGTCCGCTACAAAAAACTCATGCTGGACGATCGTAATAACAACTGGATACCCGTTATCACAAAGCAAATACAGCAGACACCTGCATTCTTTGCATTTGGCGCAGGTCATTTAGCCGGCAAAGGTGGGGTCATCGCACTGCTCAGAAAAGCAGGTTACAAGGTAGAACCGGTGGCGTTGTAA